ACTAATTTGTTTAGCAACCTCCTCCATTAAATTTCTAAATGTTGCATACTCTTTAATCATATAGCCTCTATCGTGTAATCAACATAGCAATTATCTTCATTCCATATTTTCGAATACATGATCAGAAAACTAATGCTCCCCATATCTAATTGTATTTCAAAAAAATGTATTACAATCAGACAAAAAATGTATTCCAATCGCACATCAGCACATTGtattctaaaataattaatatacaaaTATTCAAATCCATTCAACAAGTTATTCGTATTCAAAATAAGATCAACAAACAAATTTTGTATCATACAAGCATATAAtaataagccaaaaaaaattatatctaaaGCACATCGtatttcaaaacaaaatatGTTACAATCACTTTGTATtccaaaataattaatacacaaATATTCAAAACGATTCAACATTTAATTGTATCCATAATTCAAACTGCAAATGTGATTAGTATTCATGAGTTGAATTGTTTTATTATGACCAAATTTGATGGAATACTAAAATAAGGATACAAATTTTGTATcatggaaaaaaattataagatacatatataaatgTATCTATATTTCGTTtgtattccaaaaaaaatattttaaccagcTTACTACGCGATTTGTATCACTCAAAAACAATAAGACAGGCTAAATTTGGGATCATATAAGATTTAAatacaaaatagaaaaaatcaGAACCACtctttgatttgatgcattaaaaaaaattaaattcgaaATAACACATTCAAATTGATTTTTGAGGTTCAAAACAGATTGAActctaaataaaaaattgaattcgAAATACCTGAATGATTTTAGCACGAAATCGAATTGCCAGTATCGATCTCCTTTTTCCAGCCACAAACTTGATCAATCGAGTTGCATTATACAAGAATTACAGTTCGTTAATGGAGGACGAGGAAGATGATTGAATCTCGTTAATGgaggaagagagagaaagatGATTGAAGTCGCACGTTTCCTCTCCTAAAATATAACTataactaattaaatattttcagGAAAACATTACCATACTTGAAAGATTCTTTCCCATAAATTTCTATAATTGGTTATTTATTAGAtgaattctattattttttttaaaaaaatacataatcaGGCGAATAGCAACTcaaaatattgttattattaataaatatttgaaatgtAGCTTAAGGAATCctattaaatgataaaatattattgttttaaaatttttgagtattttatttaaatctcatagtgaaaaagccaattacaatttatcccgacttttttggtaattaccCGAATTCCCTcttttttccagatttctgatacatacgaatgacgctgatacatcgcaatttgatacataagtctttttcatgatacatcgctagttaatacaaaccaaacactataatatcaataaaactcaTGAATCAACTTATAACACCTAATACatcatgaacacaacaaaaatattagtaaaacttatattttactgatacattttgtgtttggtttgtattaactagcgatgtatcataaAAAGACTTAtttatcaaatcgcgatgtatcaacaTCATTCTTATATATCAGAAgagatatttttgaattttttacaaatggtagagaataattgaaaatataaaaatataaggtgtgtaatttaataaattttcctaaaaaatttCCCCAAAAAATATGAAGCAGCCCAAGGAATTGGACTGGCCTGTGAAATGTGGGCCGGACCCAAACATCCAATTTAAAGGGCTAGACCAGTTAGGCAAGGCCCACCAGAAGTCTAAAAATGTTTAGGTTGAAGCGAATCACCTAGCTTTTTTTGAGCCCGAAAGACGtgttctctttaaaatatttttaattataacaCCTGCATTtaaagtataatatatatacgaCGATCTCTTCATGAATAGccgaaaagaaagaaaggttggTAAATGATATCGAGAGAGGAAAAAGATAGGCCTTATTTTAAGCCTTTTTTTTTATCTACACCTTTTCTAGTATCTCTTGAACTAATCTCTTATCGTTTTCGAGCTTATTTCTCCTATtacaataaatcataattaacaaAAAAGAATCACATATTGTATTTCTGAAGTCACTCCTCAACGAAGACTAATGTTCTTTTTACATTGGGAATGGCATTTAATTAGTCTACCAAATGGGAAATTAAAGGTTTGGGTTTACTATAATATgcttagaaataaaataaattatcagcTTGTGATGTTATTATTCATTGTTCAGCAGTCCACTAGTAAAAATATTTCTAGTACGCTAATTATGCATGAGTAACAAGACGTGATGGGATAATCGAATGATTGAAATTGAAAGGTGGACCCTTGTTAGTtttcaaatgatttttttaccacacacataatatttaaaaattaataattgaaatacatattCAGACgtaatttcaactttcaaatataattattataaaatatcattCAATTTATGTCTAAATATTCACATTCAAAACAATTCACAAAAAGATTCATATATGGAGACGAGTTGTTTGAGGTAAGAAATTaatattaccaaaaaaaaatgtgtGATTTGTTATTGACTTATGTAATGTTTTATCAATTTTAAGCGAAAAGAGTCATATGATAATTAAATAACATTCCTAATGAACTATGAAATCAATTTTTCGACTTCATATTCATAGACAAACTCAATTAATATTTACTTAATATGTTACATGTTCAGTCAATAAGTTTTATTAGTACtactattatattattattgttttgtaTTATTGTacacatatatattttaatttttattatatacaaatagTTCTAAGTCATATGTTATATAATCTTTATTCCCACTGATTTTGCTTTATGACTTTCTGTCAATTTTTGCTTTTTTAATATTAAGGTATATTTTGACGAAGGAACAAAACCTTTTGTTTTCAACTTTAGTGATGATTACACATGTTGCGTGGAAGATCTTTAATCATCTGACGGCTACAAAAATCCGACAACCTAAATCTACGGCCAATCTATCTCCATAGTGGCGGGAAACTaaggattaattaattaatgtaattAATATATGGAGTATTAAATATATACTATGAATACAGAGAAAAAGTTCATTATTCAAATACTCAAAAGTAAGAGGTGaaaacaaattatctatttgTCGTCAAATTTATTAAGGActatgatgtttgaattttaATAAATGGTAAATGGAAAATAGAGGAAAGAAATATGGAGGGAAAATGAAATTTGagtgaattatttattttattttttggacgTTGCATTTCTTTTAAATTGATCGTAAAAAGAAAAGTTCATATgcttaaatattaaaatactttttcatattgttaaagAAGAAAGCGTGGCTTGCTTATGTGCCGCTCGactttggatttttttttgaagaaaaattatttaaatttaattaatcaaatttaaaaatttctGACATGTTTTTACGATTTGCTACCTACATTTTTTCTACTTCCCGCCATCTAAAAGGTTGCAAACTTTTTAGATGCACCTTTCATAAGAACTATAAGACCTTTCTCAACGTATGCGTCTCTTCTAAAGCAATGTTTCAATGGTTATATGTACCTAATGATtcgtcatatatttattttgatcttttactcttcttgtttttgtatttttaaaagttcTCTTGTGATTTATTGTTGTTGAGTGAATTCGTTATTTAATAGAGTTTGAGATATCGCTACactaataaataaattgttTATTAATAGGagggaaataatttttttaacgaCACATCATAGATTTAGAGGTCTTGATTTTTAtcctattcattttttttttaattactatTTTGTCTTTCTTTTGAATACACATTGAATAACATATGACATACAACATCATCATATAAGGACTATTCTTAAAAGATTGTTGATATTTTCTCAACGTCAACAAAAACTCTATTAACCTGTTtagattgacttatttttaagcagtttataagttaaaaactgtttataaattttaaaaaaaagtaagtgCAGatcaacttctttttttttttacttataaattgttttcaacttataaactgcttaaaataagttcatccaaataaacccactatttattgaattttattttaaacacaaaatgactttaaattggccagtcaaacactcaaaaaaagctgaaaacagcttataagccaatccaaacggcctctatAACACATTTGAAGAGATGTGATCAATGTATCAACTGTTTTTCTGATAAACGAAGGTCACAAGcataatgaaaaattataatttggaGAAACGTGCTAAAAATATTATGACAAAATCAAATTTCATTGCTTTTGAAAGAGCATAAACTTTTTTAAAACTtcctacaatatataaaaaaaggttcaaaattcaaaaatatcttCTTTAATGTAAACTACagatacataaaataaaatgaaaaagtccataagttaaaaataataattatatagtaCATATTACATTAAATTACCAATTTAGCCAGATgtacttttatttaatttatttttgtgggaTAAAGACAACACCGACGGCAGGGAGAGCTCTTGTTCCAGGTGGGGCCCTCACATAATTTCCCGGGCTTTCTTCTTCCGTTACTTCACACTTCTCATACGTTACTTCCctctattattattttactcTAAAAATCTACacatttatatttataatttataaatattatttttatttataactcTTTAGAgcaattttaattattactaTTAGTTTCATTTAAACTTTTTAGTTTTTATGGACATCAAATTCAGTAATAAAATGTCTTACATAAGTTTAAATAGTCGTGgaaacaacaatatttttttctataaaaaaataatgataatattctATTGAATGCGTTTGATCAACAGaacacaaaaaggaaaaaaacagaaatttttatgataaattataattatatatactcaaGACGATCATTTTTAAGATCAAATTATAATTTACGAGcattcataattttaaattatatgacTCGAAGTCTTGAACGGAGCTAGGGGAATGTAAACTATTAAACTCTCCGTCTATTTTTGATTATTCATTATACTTAAAATAGATGTTCAAtaatatttattcaatttataaaatcaaataataatttacacTTATTTCTAATTTATCCTTATCATTAGTTAGAAGTCATTTTTCCatattacattttttaaaatattatatttattatatttaaaggtGATATggtaaaattatctttttatttataattttttaagaattatgCAAACTCAATAGACAAGTAAAGATGAACGGATGGACTACAAGTCAATAAATGCATCTTGAGTATTAAGCTACTCCAGAttcacgttgtggaatttcactggattgttgttgttgttgttgagtatTAAGCTACTCTCTCTGATTATATTTATATGTCAAATgttttctaatttaatttttgttttacttATCAATTTTTACAAATtaagaaagaataatttttctcttcctattataccctcaatttattaatattgagttaatgTATTTAAAAAATGTACTTCTTCTGTTCATATTTACTTGCccactatactaaaaatagatgtctAACCATAGTTGTTCAATTTACCCatcattaattataattattttcttattatattttttaagatattatatttattattaaacaaagggctaattttgtcatttatCGTCACCACCACTTTATCCATTTTCCTCCACCAGTCAAAAAACGGTCGTCAGAGAAACTGAACAGACTTTACCCCATGCCCCAATcatccccacccccacccccagcCCCACCACCCCACTAATCAGCAACTGGTAACCGGAAACCGGCTAATTGTATTAGATCATGCCGCAAAAGCGCATGATTGACGGGCCCATAGCGAATACGTGGCGTCTTCCTATTGGTCCATTTCAAGTCTTCGGGATTCATAGCTTTACTACATTTTTTCAATCAATAATAAAGAAACTAAAAGCAgaaaaaacacacacacacacacactaaAACtcattctctctctagaaaaaaaAACTGTGTTTCTTCATTCGAtttatttctcaattttctcttaatttttcTACTATTTTCACACAAAAAACCCATCATTTTGAATTCTACAATGTGTGATCTTTCTATTTTGATCAGTTTTGTTTATTGAATTTTGGGTCTTTGGGTATTTGGAgagcaaagaaaaaaaatgctgGAAGCTGTGGAGAGTTCAGTGCATGGAAATGGGTTTGCTCAGTTGCAGAGCTGTGGGGATAGCAGTGAAGAGGAGTTATCTGTGCTTCCAAGGCATACTAAAGTTATTGTGACGGGAAATAATAGGACTAAGTCTGTATTAGTTGGACTTCAGGGAGTTGTTAAGAAGGCTGTTGGTCTTGGTGGTTGGCATTGGCTGGTAATGATTCACTTTATTTTAGTTTCAAGTTTTGGGggtttttaatttatgtttagCTAAAATGGGTTGTTTTTGAAATCTGATTTTTGGGTTTTTGTGAGTGAATTGTATACTGGGTTTTGGGTTTTGAGTGAATTTTATACCGGGGTTTTCAATGTGATTGTTGGTGGTAATTATtcactttattttaagtataaagTTTTGGGGTTTTTTAATCTATGTTTAGGAAAAATGGGTTGTTTGTGAAATTAGAGTTTTGGGTTGTGAGTGAATTTTATACTGGGTTTTCAATGTGGTGTGGTTCTTGGTGGTTGGCATTGGCTGGTGATTATTCACTTTATTTTAGTTTAAAGTTTTGAggttttttaatttatgtttagGTAAAATGGGTTGTTTTGAAATCTGAATTTTGGGTTGTGAGTGAATTTTATACTGGGTTTCAATGTGGTTCTTGGTGGTTGGCATTGGCTGGTGATTGTtcacttttttttagttttaagttttggtttttttttatcaatgatTAGGAAAAATGTGTCTTTTCTGAAATCTGAATTTTGGATTGTGAGTGAATTTTATACTGTGTCTTTGTTGTGGTTGTTCTTGGGTTTTTTGTCAAGCCATTCATTGGGTTGTTAAAGGCTTAAAGCAATGTGGGATAATACTGAAAATTAGTGTTTTGCTTACTGGAATGATGATTTgtccatttttttttgtttttctagtTTGGGTTGTTTACAGTTTGGTGATATTTGAGTTTTTAACTTAcaaagtttcaatttttttcttattctcattgttttctctttatttgaaGCTCTTGGGTAGTTTTAAACCAATTTATCAAgaattgaattttatatttgagATTAGGCCCTCTCGTTTGGCCCACTGAATATGGTTCAATTCTGTAAATTTCTCTTCATTGATAGATCTAGTGTTTTAAGGAGTTCTATTTTGGGTAGGGAATTAGGGGAATTCTAATTTGAGTTTCAGAGACTCTGTGATGAATCctttaactttttaaaattttctcttcaaatgtgttggaatctccagattataatttatagaaGTAGCAGAATATAGTAATACTGAGGGATTTCTGTTTTATTAGTATTAGCTGTGGACTAGTATTTGTTTTCCATTTTTGCACTGAGCAAGTTTTATGAACTGATGAATTTTACTTCCCAGAGATTCTGTTTACTTTTTGGGCTCCATTGAATTTTGAAGGTTCAACAGATCTGTCAGTATTAGAACCTAATATCCACAGCCACTTTTAGTTTTTGTGTGTACAGTTATAAACAAGAGAGGATTtggcttttttttttgtagttcAGTGTCAACTAGAAGAGTCTTCTTGATTAGAAATTTTTTTCTTGCTTTATTAACCTTGTGATGATTTTGTTGTTAATATGTTGTGTCAGAATTAAACAGAACCATATGTCatgtttatttgtttatttcttgtcttttctgctgttttttttttatctgaTTGAATCACATTAAAAACATTAGACTAATTTTGTTTTTGTGAAACCGTTCAACGTAAATTGCAGGTTCTTACGAATGGCATAGAGGTGAAACTGCAGAGGAATGCTTTAAGTGTGATTGAAGCTCCTACTGGtaatgaagatgatgatgaccttgaatttgaaaatGTCCAGTGGAATGGTTCAGATATGGGTAAGTCACCTAatttatgataaattatattccACTGTTTCTATTTGTTTGTCTAGTTTTGTCTTAACgcgaagtttaagaaaataaataagacatttgatttttgtgattttaaattaaagatatgtagaatgtaccaaaatgacATTTGACCTTGTGATATTAAACATGTCACTTGGaaagttaaaataaaagaattgtcaaaaaaaaagaaaagaaacattgTTTTTGAAACTGATTGAAAAGCAAAAAGTAacacaaacaaattgaaaccgACTACTAATGCAATTTAGTTTCCTTTCAATTTTATGTCTTTTGATTCTTCTATTTAAGAGAATTTGCAGAGTAAAATTCTTATAGTAGTTGTTACATAGGATTCTCTATGTTCAGAAACCTTTTTGCTTTTATCACTGCTGCtatctcttttttctttgttgtaaTTATTGTCATTTGGTCCACTCTTACGTAAAGTAATgtgatttattttctttctatttctttAGCATCCGATGATACTCAAAAGTCTCATAGGTCAAGGCATCGCGCCCTTAAACCATACGGCTCATCTCACAAGGCCATGAGCCGCTCCCTTTCATGTGACTCACAGTCGAAAGGATCTATTTCTACACATCGTGGGTCCATGGTATGAAAGTATTTGAAACTGTCTTTTTTACAGACATTACTTCAacctttaaatttttataatcatctaaaaattacttaatttaaaagaaggTTGACTTAAGCAAACTTGAGATGGCTGCACTGTGGAGATATTGGCGACACTTTAACCTTGTAAGTGGATTAAGTAACTACCAGTTTGTTTGATCATCCTTTTTAGTATTAGTATGTGATATTAATTTCGTTACCAACTTGTTTTCTGGCCACCTGATCAGAGGGAAGCTATACCTAACCCGTCGAAGGAGCAACTAATTGATGTTGTTCAAAGGCACTTCACATCCCAGGTACTTTCTTAATTATTTGTATGTTGCTGTTCTTGTTTTTGAGGCTTGCTGTTGCTTTGTAtctttatttgacctattttaATGTGATGTTAATTGCGGTCGATATTTTTCCTGGCACTTCCCATAAAATACGAGTTTTAGGTAATTTTTTGCATAGTTTTCCTTTCATGTTATACTATGTTCTTAGTAAAGGAAATCTGGTGCTTGTGTTGTGTCAACTTCTTCTGATAAGTCTGCCATCTAAAAGTGATTGGTTAATTTTGGCATAATGTTCTTCCACGTGTTATCATTCTTGATACATGTAATGATGACTTTTCATTTGGTTCTTGTCTTGTTGATACTCCTGTTTTTCCAAATCATGCACTACTGACTGCTGTATTTGTCACCTTTTTTTCCGAGTGAAGCAATTGGACGAGTTGCAGGTAATTGTGGGATTCGTCCAAGCAGCTAAGAGACTCAAGACGGTCTGCAAATGACTCGGGGCAAACCCCTTTTTGGCATGCTCCTAACGCTAACAAATAGTGGTACCTTTGTGTCCACTCACTATTGCAGTAAAATGTGTAGTATATGTATACTCCTGTTTATCCCTTTTGTCTTTGCTTAGAGTCCTAGTTATGTAGATAAATGAAATGCTGAACTAATTCTGGTTGGAATTGGATGTACTTCTTCACATGTATAGTCTGATGTGTGAACTGTTGATCATCATTCAACCAACTGAGTCTTGATTTAGTATTACTGACCAACCTGATATTCTCTCCGTTTGAGTTCATTTACACTACTTTCAACCCCCCCACCGATTTGGGTTGGTACTTCAGTTGATACTTTGAGTATCAAAAACCTGTTCGAGTTTGGGCAGGTTATGACACTTTTTTTAACTTAGCTCATTTTAACGGATCGAATTTAGTCAAAGTCTAAAAGTTGAGTTGATTTGGGCTAAACATGTAGCCCAAAAGACCTGGTCAAAATATGCTTTccacttttttttaatatgctttataataaagaaaaagcgtttaatatttttgtttggtAATTGATTGAACTTTAGGAAAATAAGCAAATTAAAACTTGGTAACAACATGAAGGCTTGGCTGTGACACGTTATTTAGTACATTTAAGCTCAAGTAATCTTTGAGCATTGTTGGCAATGATCCATAAATAAATACATCCTGATATATACTGTAGATTTTTTAATGTTATTTCACAACTAAATCATAAAAATGTACTCCTGTGATCTTGAATTGatttgattaattatttttacaCGGGTTGGCTTTCCGTCCATTATGTTAGAGATATGTTGTAGTACCAAGAAGTATCAAATGTTGGTGTTGAGTCACATCATATTTTATACTCACCTTAAATGTCACGGATATATATTTGTTATATGGTGAAAAGCTAAATCATTTATAGAGCAATAAAAGTAGTATAGTATCAACTGTGAGTAGCCAAATTAGACTTGCATTAAAGATATGGTACAGGCTGATACTGTATGCCCCTTTCAGCAGACACACCAACATTTATCAGCTGTCCtaatttatttctttctttccttacTATTATAATTCATACATCGTCGTAAGGTTGGTCCAACTGACATTTGGAATCACGAAATTATGTCCTCGTTTTGACATGAATTGGTTGGTATTAGGGATGGCAAAATCAAACTCAATTTGTTCAAGTCGACTAGACTATTTATATTAAGGAAACCTTCACTAATTCCACATTGCTTTTGTCCTCTCTACCCTTAAGCAAACCTCATCTTCACCTCCACCATCCCAAACCCCACCCCCGTAACAGTGGCGGAATCaagaattttatgaagggggttcagCATTTTATTACCTAAAATCAGAGACAAGCTAAGACGAAATATTGAACCCctttgccactgagctagtcccTTGGCTTATGTTCAGGGGGgtcaatgttaaatatatactcataaattaaaaactttatcttatatatacagtgtaattttttaacgaagggggttcggatgaaaaCCCTGGATAACACGTGGGTCCTCCCTTGCTCCATAATATTCGTCTaaattacatatacatatactttTAAGATAATACTTTTTGCTACTTTaccaaacacaaaaaaataaggaatacatttattttcctaaaaaaacattttccatcgTACCGAACATATCCTTAGCTGTAGACAAAATTCAAGTTGTCATCTTGTTGATTACATGTAGCAATTCTAATACATGGGTAATATGCAGTTATACATATAAACTCAGATTGACGAAAATATCTAGCAAACTCCACAATCATTTACTCCTCTCTACTGTGTATTTCCAACATAGCAGTATCAGCAGGCATCAACAGTTAAAATTTTCGAGGTTATTGATACACTGATAAACAAACAAGTTCAGGCCTGTACTCGCAGACCGACACGAAAAAAGAGGGGGAAAAAATCTACAAGGCTCAACTAGTCAAAACTGGAACAAAGCCAAAACTGAAACTGCACAAATTGTAGTGGATTAAACATACAAAGCAAACAAAAATCTAGTTTTCTCAAGATAATAACACTTACTAACTAGTtctcaatcaaaatagatcTCATTATTCAGATTGCTGAGCAGTCTATGGTCTCTCtatctcctcctcctccttcgcTTCCTTCTACTATCATCACTTTCC
This region of Solanum dulcamara chromosome 9, daSolDulc1.2, whole genome shotgun sequence genomic DNA includes:
- the LOC129904473 gene encoding uncharacterized protein LOC129904473 isoform X2, whose product is MLEAVESSVHGNGFAQLQSCGDSSEEELSVLPRHTKVIVTGNNRTKSVLVGLQGVVKKAVGLGGWHWLVLTNGIEVKLQRNALSVIEAPTGNEDDDDLEFENVQWNGSDMASDDTQKSHRSRHRALKPYGSSHKAMSRSLSCDSQSKGSISTHRGSMVDLSKLEMAALWRYWRHFNLREAIPNPSKEQLIDVVQRHFTSQQLDELQVIVGFVQAAKRLKTVCK
- the LOC129904473 gene encoding uncharacterized protein LOC129904473 isoform X1; translation: MLEAVESSVHGNGFAQLQSCGDSSEEELSVLPRHTKVIVTGNNRTKSVLVGLQGVVKKAVGLGGWHWLVLTNGIEVKLQRNALSVIEAPTGNEDDDDLEFENVQWNGSDMASDDTQKSHRSRHRALKPYGSSHKAMSRSLSCDSQSKGSISTHRGSMKVDLSKLEMAALWRYWRHFNLREAIPNPSKEQLIDVVQRHFTSQQLDELQVIVGFVQAAKRLKTVCK